The window CTCTTCTGATTCAAATGGCTTTTTTCTATACATCAACTTTTCTGGGGTGCCGATCATCTCATTCGTCGTCCAATCCTTCAAAGTTTCATGCATCATCTGACCTCCAGGGATAAGGGATATTATCCTTCGCTTTTGCTTTTTGGATTCGTCCAAGTTTGTTCCTGCCTGATTAAAAAAAACGAAGTGCATGTTGTTTCTATACCTAACTAAATTGACGGGATTAAAAATTTCTTTTAAATCTCCTTTCCAAACCTCTTCCTCATTATTCAAATAAATCACTTCAAAATAACTAGCGGGCAAAATGCCTTCATTAATACCACTTCTTGTAAACGCTGGCATATTCAAACTAGGATAAGGCTCACTAACTAATCGTGCAAACACCATTGAAATAAAAAGTAATAAAATTGTTACATAAAACAGAATGGCGATTCTATATTCCTTCAATAGATTATACATTTTCTTTATGTTTTTTTAATATAATTTTATATAAAAATCAATAAAACTTAAAACAAATCTTGAATGGCTCTTTTGGCCGCATAATAACCACCCATTCCATGTACCCCTCCTCCCGGAGGAGTTGAAGCAGAACAAATGTAAATGTTTTTGTTAGATGTTCTGTAGGGAGATATCCTTACAGCCGGTCTGGTAAACAATTGGGACCAATCCTGAACACCAGCATTGATGTCTCCACCAATGTAATTGGGGTTGTAGTCTTCTATCTCCTTGGTATTGAAAGTATGCTTACCTATGATGGTTTCCTTAAAGCCCGGGGCATATTTCTCAATTTGGTTCTCAATCACTGTTGACATATCGACTTCAGAACCTGAGGGTACATGACAATAAGCCCAACCCGTATGAAATCCCTCCGGAGAGCGGGTCGTATCAAATAGGCTTTGTTGCGCCAAAAGCACGTATGGGTTATCTGTATACTTCCCTTCCCAAGTCAGCCTTTCGGAATTTGATATATCTTCAAGTGTCCCTCCCAGGTGAACGGTACCCGCTCCTTTTAGCTCTTTTGACTGCCAGGGTATGGGCTGAGAAAGTGCAAAGTCCATCTTAAATACTCCCATCCCATATCGGTAGCGATTCAGCTGCCAGCGGTATAAACTTGAAAATTTCCCTCCGGCTATTTGTAATAGATTTTTAGGACTCAGGTCAAACATTACCATTTTGGCATCGGGGATTTGACCAAAATCAGTAATCATCTTCCCTTTTTCAATTTTACCTCCCAAGGACTCGAAATAATCGGCTAAAGCATTTGCCAAGGATTGTGAGCCACCTTTTAACATGGGCCAACCAACATGATGACCCGCAGCCATTAACACCATACCGATGGCAGAGGTAGTAATATTGGTCAAGGGCTGGATTCCATGAGCTGCCATCCCGGCCCATAGTGCACGGGTTTTTGTTTCTTTAAATTTTTTGGCAAGCATCGTAGCCGGCTGTAAGGCACTGAGGCCAAAACGGGCAAGCTTAATTGGATTGCTAGGAATTTTAAGTGGTGACAAAAAATCGGAAGCCAAGCCCTCCCAATGCTCAACAAGAGGCTTCAATAAGTTAATATAGGTTTTCCTATCCCTTCCCAATTGATCTGCCGTTTCACTTAAGGACCGATGCAAGGATGCCACCGTTCCATCCGGTAATGGATGTCCTGCAGGGGTTAACGGGTGGATATATTCCAGTCCGTATTCTTCCAAAGGCAAAGTCTTGAAAAATGGTGCTGCAGCTGCCATGGGGTGAATTGCAGAACAAACATCATGTTTAAAACCGGGAAGCGTAAGTTCCATGGTCCGCATACCACCACCAATTGTTTCTTTTCCTTCAATTAGAAGAACATTTAATCCATGTTTTTGTAAAACAATTGCTGCTGATAGTCCATTAGGCCCTGCCCCAACAACTACAGCATCATAAGTAGCATCCATAGGTAGTTATTTATCGTAAAACTACTATAAATATTAGTTCAAAAAAAGAGTAATCAGCAGTATTCAATAACATATACCTAAACAATCCTATTTTACTAGAATGGCTTTAAGAGGATACCCTTCTTAATGGAGAAATCTGACATTTTTGAGGTTTTATCCTACCTCAGTTGGTATAAAAGGTTCTCGTTCTGGTGGTCTCAAAAATGATGTTTTTTTTGCAAGTAAAAATTTTAGGATTGAATCTACTTTTTTGTTTGAAACCTTTTAAACCCATAATAGCTCAAATAAAACCATACTATTCCCATTCCAATTGAGGTATAAAAACCAACATCTAAAGGATTAAAAGATCCATAAGATCCGAAGGTCATAAATAAAAATACCATCCCCATACTAGCAATGGCAAACCGCTTTTTCAATTTTCCCATTTGGAAATGATCATTTATTAACCAACATAAAATTCTATAATAATTTAGAAAAAGATAGTAGAAGCATGTTCAATAAAAGGGTGCTATGTAAAGATTGCTGCTCATCTGATAATTCCAACTCGGTTAATTGAATCCAAATAATTTAATGAATTTAATATGAAAATCCATTAAATCACAACATTAAACTGAAAAATTAGTCCTGAGTTACCTTAAAATAGGTAGAAGCCTCAATTTAAAAGATCTTATAAAATTCGTCCATAAATTTTATTTTTCTTAACTTCATAGTTCACAGTAGAATAAGAAAAGGCTTTCAGGGTATTGACCAAAAGATTACCTGATGCAAAGGGGGAGGAAAAAACGTTAAGCCTTTATAAAATAAAATTAATCTCAAATGATCAAAGTACGTAATCTCCTAATTTTGCTATTGGTGTCGGTCTATGCTTGCACTCCTGAAACCAAAACCTCCAACAGTAACTCTGATTCCAAAGAATGGGAACTTGTAATTTTGGACTCTATTCAGGTAGATTACCTAGCTGATGTAAGAGAAGGGATTTTTTCAAATGGAATAGGCATCATTAAAACAATGTCAAACAATAACTTGATAAAATTTGACTCATTAGGAACCATTTTGGTGAATAAAGAATTCCCACAAGAAGGTCCTGAATCTGTTATGTTTTTAGAAACTTTAATTGAACACAACGGAGAATATTTTGGGACAACTTCATTTAGTGACTTGTATCATTTCGATGCCAATCTTAACATAAAGGAACGTTTGAAAATGCCTTTTATGGGTGAAGCCAGAGGAGGTGCCTATAACCGAAGAAATATTGCTGTCTGGAATGAGAAAATACTGCTTTGGTATCCGGGACGAAACGGTATCAGTCCATACATTGACCACTTTTATAGAGACTACCCTTTTTTGGAACTCTATGACCTTAAAACAAAAACTTCAATACCGGTAGTAAGAACCCCCAAGACATCACAATATAGTAGTGATGATTTTTTTGATCGGCCTGACATTAATTTCATTATAGAAAAAGACAGTTTGTACCTTACCTTTTCCAATGAACCCCTCATACATGTGTATGCCATGGGGGATAGTATCCTTTGGAAAAGAAGTATTCCTATGAACCCAAGCGATTTTAAATTGATTCCAGGACAGAAAACACCTGTTACCTATCTAGAAAAAAATAAAATGTATGAAGCTGAAATTAAGGCCGTTTATTCTGATCCGGATCATGTCATTGTTAGCTATCATGGTGGAATTGATGGAGATACTTTTGTGAATAATGAATTAAAGGAAAGAGAGAATTATCCTCGCTACCCTGAATTTCTAAAAAATTACCTCAAAATCTACAGGCAAGGACAAGGCTGGTCCAATGAGTTGATTATCCCTTCAAAAATCAAAATAATTCTAAATATCGAGTCCGCAGATAAGCCATTCTATGCGCTTAGAAATGATGAATTTATTGGAGAGGAACAAGATTACCTTACTTTTTATAAACTTCAACTGGTAAGAAAATGAGATTTAAGTATATAGCCATTTTTATTCTTTCTATATCACAAATTGCATGTTCTGAAAAGAAGGTGTCAGATTTAGAGCCTTTTTCCAATGAATGGGAACTCGTGATTTTGGATTCTATCCAGGTAGACTATTTGGGGACTGTTGGTGGAGGAGATTTTAGACAAGGCAAAGGCGTTTTTTATAATCTTGAAGAAAATAAACTGGTTGCGTTTGACTCTAGTGGTAAAATCAGCAATGAAATTTCTTATCCACAGGAAGGTCCGGAAAAAGTAGAATATCCAACCCAACTATTCTTCGCAGAGGATGAAAAACTTTTTGCTGCAAGTTATATGGGCTGGCTGTATGAGTTAAATAAAGATTTAATTTTAAAGCAAGAAATAAAGCTTTCATTTCTAATCCAGTCACATGACGGAGGGGGCTTTATTAAAAATTTGGAATATTGGAATGATTCATTGATTAGTTATTATCCGGGCAGAGATGGAGCAAATCCTTATGAGCCACATTTCATCCGGGACAACTTTCTTTTAGAAAAAATTGACCCAAAAACAGGAGGATCAGTACCAATAATTAAAATACCAAGTACTTCAAGGTACTCCTCAGACAAATACTTTGAAAGACCCACAATCCAATTTGGAATATCGGGGAATAAACTTCACCTGGCACTAAGCAATGAGCCAATGATTCATATTTATGACTTGAACAATGGGGAAACCTACTTAAATACAATTGATTTTAAACCTTCTAAATTTTTAGACAATGGTGAACACCCAGAAAAAAATCAATACATCTCTTACTTTAAAATGCTTGATGGAAGGATCCATCAGCTTTTTGTGACAGATAAAGAAACAATTGTTTTATATCGCGAGGGTATTGAGGAAGATATTTTTATCCAAAATGAATTAGAACTTAGAGAAAACTACCCCAAATACAAAGACTTTCAAAATCAAGTACTTAAAATCATAATTCAAGATTCTATCCTTTCCAATGAAATCATTGTCCCCTACAATATTGGTAGCATTTTAAACATTGAAAAGTTAGATAAGCCCTTCTACGCACTCAGAAATGATGAATTTATCGGAGAGGAACAGGATTTTATTACTTTTTATAAACTACAACTGGAAAAGAAATAGAGGCTAATTATTCACCTTTCAGAAAAGAACCCAAGAAATATCTTTTACGAATTAAACTTAATTCCTTCCCATTGCAATTAATTACATTTTAAAATTTTGTATTTGTTTGATTTGTGGATAAAAAGGTTGCTCATAAAGCCTTTTCCCTGTCGCGTTGTAAAGAGAATTTCCCAATGCAGCAAATACCGGTGGAAATAAAGGCTCACCCAAACCGGTAGGGTTCTCATTATTTTCTACAAAGTACACTTCAATATTTTTGGGTGCTTCGCTATGGCGGATCATTCGGTATTTATCAAAATTCCTTTTTGTTGGTGCACCATTTTCAAAGGCCATTTCACCATAAAATGCATTCCCTATTCCATCAACAATTGCTCCTTCTCCCATATTGGCCGCAGCGTCCGGGTTAACTACTACCCCACAGTCAACAGCAGCAAAGACATTTTCAACGACGGGCTGATTGTCAACAATAGAAATATCAATCACCTCGGCCACATACGAATTATGACAGAAATAGGCAGATACACCACGGTGAATTCCGGGTGAAGGTTTCTCCCAATTAGATTTATCCCGAACAAGTTTCAAGACTCCTGCATACCGTTTTGGATCATAATCATTATTATCACCCACAGGGTTGGTCGCTGCTTTTTCAAGCAGTTCAAGACGAAAATCGATGGGATCTTTGTCCATCACTTCCGCAAGTTCATCCAGGAAACTTTGCTCAGCACCTGCAATAAAGTTGGACCTCGGTGCACGAAAAGCTCCTATAGTTATATTTGATTCAATTTGCCAACTTTCGGCAAGGTAGTTTTCTACAGCTCCGGCAGGAAATCTATTTGCATGCAATGGAGATTCAGGAATTCCTCCTGCCTTTACATGAAATGCCAAAAGGTTGTTTTCGTTATCCAATGCAGCCTTATAGGTCGCTGAATAGGTGGGCCGGTATACCCCTGCACTCATGTCGTCTTCACGGGTATAGGTCATTTTTACAGGAGCCTGAATTTTTTGAGAAATCAATGCCGCCTCCACAAAATGATGACTATATGCCCTACGGCCAAAACCTCCACCCATTCTGGCCAGCTTTATTTGTATATTTTCCCGAGGAATCCCCAAGCTACTGGAAAGCGTTCCCATAATAAAATCCGGCGCTTGTGTAGGCCCGTAAATGACAGCCTTGTCACCTTTCACATCTGCAAAGGCATTCATTGGTTCCATGGTATTGTGTGCCAAAAAAGGAGCGGTATAAGTACGTTCAATCACTTTAGTCGCCCGCTTGAATGCACTTTCGGGATCCCCATCTTTTCTTCGAACCTGTCCCGGCTTAGCGTGATAATCGGCCATATTTTTTTTATGAATACTGGAGCTTTCCAATCCTGCCGGAACCTTCACCTCAATATTTTCTCCACCTCTACCTGCCATAGGGAAAGTACCTGTAGAAGCGGGTTCCCATTCTGCTTTAATACTTTTTTTGGCTTGCATGACTTCCCAAGTTGAGTTGCCAACAATGGCTATAAGCTCTGGAAAGGTCGTGGTATCGAAAAAATTTCTTGCATAATCATCTTTAAAAACATTGATCTTAAAAGCATCCTGAATCCCCGGCAATGAGACCACAGAACTCCTGTCAAAATCCACTAGCTTCATCCCAAATGCAGGAGGATGCACAATGGCTGCATACTTCATACCGGAAACTTTATGGTCAATCGAAAAAATTGATTTACCGGTTACAATTTTATCTCCATCAACATTCTTTTTGGATTTCCCGATGATTTTGAAATCAGAAATTTCCTTTAATTTAACGGTTTCAGGATCCGGTGTATCCAGTGTTCCAGCCAATGAGGCCATTTCTCCATACCCCGCTCTCTTCCCAGAGGTTATGTGTTTAACAATTCCTTGATTGGTAGTTATTTCACCTTCCGCCACATTCCAACTTTGGGCTGCAGCCTGCACAATCAGTTTCCTTGCAGTAGCTCCCGCTGTACGTAAAGGAATCCAACCCTGCCTTATCCCCTGACTCCCCCCTGTAAACTGCCTGTCAAACCTTTCAGGATAAAAATCTGCCTGTTCAACGGTGACCATTTTCCAATCTACATCCAACTCTTCAGCCAACAACATAGGTAAAGAAGTTTTTACATTGGAGCCAAATTCAGGGTTGGGGTTAAATAGAGTAACCACCCCATTGTCTCCAATTTTAATATAACTATTCAATTCAAACCATTCATCCGGCATGGTCAGCACATCTTCCGACTTTGGTTGACAACCCGCTAGCCAACTAAAACTAAGCATCATACCTCCTCCGGCCAAGGCAGAAACTTTCAGGAATGATCTTCTATCTAATTTATTATCTGTAAAAGCCATAATTCTAATAGTTTAAGCGTTTTGGGAGGCAGTTTTAATTGCAGCTCTAATTCTCGTATAGGTTCCACATCGGCATATATTACCATTCATGGCCTGGTTAATCTCTTCATCATTTGGACTAGGGTTCTTCTTCAAAAGGGCTGAAGCTGACATGATTTGCCCTGCTTGACAATATCCGCATTGTGGTACATCATGTTCCATCCATGCTTTTTGAACGGGATGGTCTCCTTTCTCAGAAAGCCCTTCAATGGTTGTAATCTCAGCCTCTTCCACGGAAGATACTGGTAATTGACAAGCCCTTACAGCATTTCCATCCATATGAATGGTACAAGCACCACATTGGGCAATACCACAGCCAAATTTAGTTCCTACCAGATCCAAATGATCTCTCAAAACCCAAAGCATTGGTGTATTTGGGTCTACGTCTACCTGATGCAATTTCCCGTTAATTTTAAGCTTGAATTGTGCCATTAGTCTTTGTATTTGGTTCTAAATTAATGCTTTACAGCATTGAAATCAAATGGATATATTTTTTTATCAACTTATACCTGAGTTCCTTCACATTATAAAAGCTGGTTTCAGCCATTCAATTGATTTATAAATGGTTGATCATAAAACCTCTTTCCTGTAGCCTTATACAAGGCATTGGCCACTGCTGCGAAAATAGGTGGATAGGCAGGCTCTCCTAAACCTGTAGGATCTTCGCCATTTTCTACAAAATAGGTGGCTATGGATTTGGGAGCTTCTTTCATTCGAATCATCCGGTATGTATCAAAATTGGATTTATTTATTACCCCATCCTCAATTCTTAGTTCCCCAAACATGGCTGTCCCAATTCCATCAATTACTGCCCCTTCACAAAGATTTCTTGCTGCATCCGGGTTTACAACAATTCCACAATCTATCACATTTGTCACCTTCTCAAAGTGAACTTCACCATTTATTATCTTCAAATCAACTACCTGAGCAGCATAACTATTGTGGCAATAATAAGCTGAAACACCTTGATGCACTCCTTCAGGAGCATTTCCCCAGTTTGCCTTTTTCTTCACCATTTCTAAAACCTTGGCATAACGTTCCGGATTGTAATCGTTATTATCACCCACAGGGTTTTCCTTTGCCTTTTGTAACAATTTCAATCGAAACGCTATAGGGTCCTGCCCCGATACTTCCGCGATTTCATCTAAAAATGATTGCTCCACGCAAGCCATAAAATTTGACCTGGGTGCACGAAAGGAACCGGTGGTAATATTTGAAGCTACTTCCCAACCTTCAGCTAAATAGTTGGGCACAGCTCCTGCGGGAAATCTATTGGCGTACAATGGATTTTCAGGTAAGCCACCAGCATTGACATGAAAAGCTACCAATTCATTTTTGATGTTAAATCCTGCACGATAGGTAGCGTGGTAGCGGGACCGGTATACTCCTGCAGTCATTTCGTCTTCCCTGTTGTAAAGAAGTTTTATAGGCGCGCCTGTTTTTTGAGAAATCACTGCTGCTTCAATTAACCAATGGGCATAAGATCTGCGCCCATAGCCCCCTCCAAGTCTTGTCATGGATATTTCAATATTTTCAATAGGGATCCCTAGCCTGTCAGCAAGTGCCTGTTCCGTTAATTCAGGCTTCTGTAAAGGCCCTGCACAAAACACCTTATCACCTTGAACATGGGCAAAAAAATTCATAGGTTCCATACAGTTGTGAGCCAGAAATGGCCCGGAAAAACTTCGTTCAATTACCCTAGTAGCTTTTTCGAATTCGTTTATAGGATCACCATCCATCCTTTGTTTCTGAGGGCTCATGGCGGCATGCCTCATTTTATGTTCCTGCTCGGCACTATTCTCCAATCCTTCAGGAACCACTCTTACTCCGGCTCTACCAAACATGTCACGTTTTTCTTCAAAACCTTTCTGAATTTCCCATGAAACTGTAACAGCTTTTTTGGCCTGTTGAACTTGCCAAGTACTAACTCCAACCACAGCAATAAGATCTGTAAATTGAACGGTGTCAAAGAAAGTTCTTTTATAATCATCCTGAAGGGATTTAATGGCAAATACGTCCTTTATTCCCGGCATTGCACGCGCTCGATTGGCG of the Cyclobacterium marinum DSM 745 genome contains:
- a CDS encoding phytoene desaturase family protein produces the protein MDATYDAVVVGAGPNGLSAAIVLQKHGLNVLLIEGKETIGGGMRTMELTLPGFKHDVCSAIHPMAAAAPFFKTLPLEEYGLEYIHPLTPAGHPLPDGTVASLHRSLSETADQLGRDRKTYINLLKPLVEHWEGLASDFLSPLKIPSNPIKLARFGLSALQPATMLAKKFKETKTRALWAGMAAHGIQPLTNITTSAIGMVLMAAGHHVGWPMLKGGSQSLANALADYFESLGGKIEKGKMITDFGQIPDAKMVMFDLSPKNLLQIAGGKFSSLYRWQLNRYRYGMGVFKMDFALSQPIPWQSKELKGAGTVHLGGTLEDISNSERLTWEGKYTDNPYVLLAQQSLFDTTRSPEGFHTGWAYCHVPSGSEVDMSTVIENQIEKYAPGFKETIIGKHTFNTKEIEDYNPNYIGGDINAGVQDWSQLFTRPAVRISPYRTSNKNIYICSASTPPGGGVHGMGGYYAAKRAIQDLF
- a CDS encoding xanthine dehydrogenase family protein molybdopterin-binding subunit, giving the protein MAFTDNKLDRRSFLKVSALAGGGMMLSFSWLAGCQPKSEDVLTMPDEWFELNSYIKIGDNGVVTLFNPNPEFGSNVKTSLPMLLAEELDVDWKMVTVEQADFYPERFDRQFTGGSQGIRQGWIPLRTAGATARKLIVQAAAQSWNVAEGEITTNQGIVKHITSGKRAGYGEMASLAGTLDTPDPETVKLKEISDFKIIGKSKKNVDGDKIVTGKSIFSIDHKVSGMKYAAIVHPPAFGMKLVDFDRSSVVSLPGIQDAFKINVFKDDYARNFFDTTTFPELIAIVGNSTWEVMQAKKSIKAEWEPASTGTFPMAGRGGENIEVKVPAGLESSSIHKKNMADYHAKPGQVRRKDGDPESAFKRATKVIERTYTAPFLAHNTMEPMNAFADVKGDKAVIYGPTQAPDFIMGTLSSSLGIPRENIQIKLARMGGGFGRRAYSHHFVEAALISQKIQAPVKMTYTREDDMSAGVYRPTYSATYKAALDNENNLLAFHVKAGGIPESPLHANRFPAGAVENYLAESWQIESNITIGAFRAPRSNFIAGAEQSFLDELAEVMDKDPIDFRLELLEKAATNPVGDNNDYDPKRYAGVLKLVRDKSNWEKPSPGIHRGVSAYFCHNSYVAEVIDISIVDNQPVVENVFAAVDCGVVVNPDAAANMGEGAIVDGIGNAFYGEMAFENGAPTKRNFDKYRMIRHSEAPKNIEVYFVENNENPTGLGEPLFPPVFAALGNSLYNATGKRLYEQPFYPQIKQIQNFKM
- a CDS encoding (2Fe-2S)-binding protein, producing MAQFKLKINGKLHQVDVDPNTPMLWVLRDHLDLVGTKFGCGIAQCGACTIHMDGNAVRACQLPVSSVEEAEITTIEGLSEKGDHPVQKAWMEHDVPQCGYCQAGQIMSASALLKKNPSPNDEEINQAMNGNICRCGTYTRIRAAIKTASQNA
- a CDS encoding xanthine dehydrogenase family protein molybdopterin-binding subunit, with the translated sequence MPRPASIFNRRSFLKISALAGGGMALSFSWIVSCKPKEEESLVMPKNWFRLNGYIRIGENGSITLMSPNPEGGQNVKTSMPMIIAEELDVDWNKVIVEQAPLDTDNFTRQFIGGSQAIRTGWKALRTAGATARRMLILAAAKTWDIPDSEIKTASGFVLDISGKRKADYGSLAALAATLPIPEDVKLKEVQDFRIIGTSKKNVDLHKIITGIPLFGIDFKKPGMLYAMIIHPPAIGKKLKSFDANRARAMPGIKDVFAIKSLQDDYKRTFFDTVQFTDLIAVVGVSTWQVQQAKKAVTVSWEIQKGFEEKRDMFGRAGVRVVPEGLENSAEQEHKMRHAAMSPQKQRMDGDPINEFEKATRVIERSFSGPFLAHNCMEPMNFFAHVQGDKVFCAGPLQKPELTEQALADRLGIPIENIEISMTRLGGGYGRRSYAHWLIEAAVISQKTGAPIKLLYNREDEMTAGVYRSRYHATYRAGFNIKNELVAFHVNAGGLPENPLYANRFPAGAVPNYLAEGWEVASNITTGSFRAPRSNFMACVEQSFLDEIAEVSGQDPIAFRLKLLQKAKENPVGDNNDYNPERYAKVLEMVKKKANWGNAPEGVHQGVSAYYCHNSYAAQVVDLKIINGEVHFEKVTNVIDCGIVVNPDAARNLCEGAVIDGIGTAMFGELRIEDGVINKSNFDTYRMIRMKEAPKSIATYFVENGEDPTGLGEPAYPPIFAAVANALYKATGKRFYDQPFINQLNG